In Terriglobia bacterium, the following are encoded in one genomic region:
- the pyk gene encoding pyruvate kinase, with protein MNSLSKLSITTAESRRARIVCTLGPATDNTEVLAALLNAGMDIARLNFSHGSHSEHARRLRKLRKVSSACGRVVAVMQDLQGPKIRTGTLEGGIRVELRDGDPVTITTRPVPGNARCISTTFTRLPHEVHAGSSILLSDGLIELRVETVKGTEVQCRVVNGGELGEHQGINLPGLALQISALTKKDREDLKFGIQNRVDYIALSFVRRAEDILALKRILARADRAIPVVAKLEKPEAIGQLDEILRAADAVMVARGDLGVELPPETVPALQKRIINRASAMRVPVITATQMLESMTVHPRPTRAETSDVANAVIDGTDALMLSGETATGHYPVKAVEMMARIIAVTEGTQREAGIHDVWDRAEALDVPEAICEIAAHLAAELDLKAVAVFTQSGSSARLISKYRPRVPVFAFSPFDNVLRRTALYWGVRPVHMGRLQSTDKMVEAAARSLRDMGVVRRGDFIAVIAGKPVAKQGSTNILKVHCVKE; from the coding sequence ATGAACTCACTTTCGAAGCTTTCAATCACCACCGCTGAATCCCGCCGAGCCAGGATCGTCTGCACGCTCGGGCCAGCAACCGACAACACTGAAGTGCTTGCCGCGCTCCTGAATGCCGGGATGGACATCGCGCGCCTTAATTTCTCCCATGGATCGCACTCGGAACATGCCCGGCGGCTCCGAAAGCTTCGAAAGGTGTCGTCCGCCTGTGGTCGGGTTGTGGCTGTCATGCAGGACCTGCAAGGACCGAAGATTCGTACTGGCACACTGGAAGGGGGCATCCGCGTCGAGCTTCGGGATGGGGACCCCGTCACCATCACCACCAGGCCTGTTCCAGGTAATGCCCGCTGCATATCAACCACGTTCACGCGCCTTCCCCACGAGGTGCATGCCGGCAGCAGCATTCTGCTGTCGGACGGTCTCATCGAACTCCGGGTAGAAACTGTAAAAGGAACCGAGGTCCAGTGCCGCGTAGTGAATGGGGGCGAACTGGGAGAGCACCAGGGGATCAACCTCCCGGGGCTGGCGTTGCAGATCTCTGCTCTTACGAAAAAAGACCGCGAAGATCTCAAGTTCGGTATTCAAAACCGGGTGGATTACATTGCCCTTTCTTTCGTCCGAAGGGCTGAAGATATTCTTGCACTTAAGCGCATCCTCGCACGGGCGGACCGCGCCATTCCCGTGGTGGCCAAGCTCGAAAAGCCCGAGGCCATCGGCCAGCTAGATGAGATTTTGCGGGCAGCGGACGCTGTGATGGTAGCACGGGGCGACCTGGGAGTTGAATTGCCGCCGGAGACGGTGCCCGCCCTCCAGAAGCGGATCATCAATCGGGCCTCTGCCATGCGCGTGCCCGTTATTACCGCTACGCAAATGCTGGAATCCATGACAGTGCACCCACGACCCACTCGCGCGGAGACTTCCGATGTGGCTAATGCAGTTATTGACGGGACCGACGCCCTGATGCTCTCGGGTGAAACCGCCACTGGCCACTACCCCGTGAAGGCCGTCGAGATGATGGCGCGAATCATCGCGGTAACAGAAGGGACGCAGCGTGAAGCGGGAATCCATGACGTCTGGGATCGTGCGGAGGCACTGGACGTTCCGGAGGCCATCTGCGAGATCGCTGCGCACCTTGCCGCTGAACTGGACCTGAAAGCGGTCGCGGTGTTTACGCAATCAGGTTCAAGTGCCCGGCTCATTTCAAAATACCGTCCCAGGGTCCCCGTCTTTGCCTTTTCCCCTTTTGATAACGTTTTGCGCAGGACTGCACTCTATTGGGGTGTGAGACCCGTTCACATGGGGAGGCTGCAATCCACCGACAAGATGGTGGAGGCAGCCGCCCGGAGTCTGCGGGACATGGGGGTGGTTCGCCGGGGCGACTTTATTGCGGTGATTGCTGGAAAGCCCGTCGCCAAACAGGGGAGCACCAATATCCTGAAAGTGCACTGCGTTAAGGAATGA
- a CDS encoding cobalamin-binding protein, translating into MRICSLLPSATEILFELGAGDSVAGVTFECDFPPEARNKRVVVRTRLEHSEDPVEIDRQVQDFVARGESLYEIDRAAVQAIEPDLIITQDLCHVCAASPGDLASVLSDLRRKPEVLSLNPQSLGDVWKDILAVGSAIGRTGQARELVDELEGRVLAVVQAVSGSSTRPRVACLEWLDPVYVAGHWVPEMVACAGGVDVFGKAAEPSFRQTWEAVLKANPEVIVIMPCGYGLQQAVKDFNIMTPPEGWESIQAVRDGRVYGVDASGYFSRPGPRLAGGVEILASILHPGLLSAPREAGASTVARITR; encoded by the coding sequence ATGCGCATCTGCTCACTTCTACCATCCGCCACCGAAATACTTTTTGAGCTTGGCGCCGGCGACTCGGTGGCTGGAGTCACGTTTGAATGCGACTTCCCTCCGGAGGCGAGGAACAAACGCGTTGTGGTTCGCACTCGCCTGGAGCATTCCGAAGACCCGGTCGAGATTGATCGCCAGGTACAAGACTTCGTCGCGCGGGGAGAGAGCCTCTATGAGATTGACCGTGCAGCGGTCCAAGCCATTGAGCCGGACCTGATCATCACTCAGGATTTGTGCCACGTCTGCGCAGCTTCTCCGGGCGACCTGGCTTCCGTCTTGTCAGACCTTCGACGGAAGCCGGAGGTCCTGTCTTTAAATCCCCAGTCCCTTGGAGATGTGTGGAAAGACATCCTGGCCGTCGGTAGTGCCATTGGTCGCACCGGCCAGGCCCGCGAGCTTGTCGATGAGCTGGAAGGGCGGGTTTTGGCCGTCGTGCAGGCTGTTTCCGGGTCCTCAACCCGGCCCCGTGTTGCCTGTCTTGAGTGGTTAGATCCGGTCTATGTAGCCGGACATTGGGTGCCTGAAATGGTAGCGTGCGCCGGGGGAGTGGATGTTTTCGGCAAAGCCGCGGAACCGAGCTTCCGTCAAACCTGGGAGGCCGTCCTGAAGGCAAATCCGGAAGTAATTGTCATTATGCCCTGCGGTTACGGACTTCAACAGGCAGTCAAGGATTTCAACATCATGACACCGCCGGAAGGATGGGAATCGATACAGGCAGTGAGGGACGGACGGGTTTACGGAGTTGACGCGTCCGGTTATTTTTCCCGTCCCGGCCCCCGCCTTGCCGGCGGCGTCGAAATTCTGGCAAGCATCCTGCACCCCGGGTTGCTGTCCGCGCCACGCGAAGCAGGCGCCTCGACGGTGGCGCGGATCACACGGTAG
- a CDS encoding DUF6580 family putative transport protein, with translation MTYLIIALAIAARFIPGAANFSPVYAGLLFSGAYLKRRDSIWFPLSLLAGSDLLVNSLLYHTSFEWMQTLNWVAFAAIVLVGWWLRKRVSVRNVVAASVAGSSIFFLISNFAVWIGGGLYPPTFGGLAACFAAAIPFYGNSLISAILFSGILFGAYEYYLRRARSHEMAAR, from the coding sequence ATGACTTATCTCATCATTGCACTGGCGATTGCTGCACGTTTTATCCCCGGCGCAGCGAACTTCAGCCCTGTTTACGCGGGACTCTTGTTCAGTGGGGCCTATCTCAAAAGGCGAGACTCCATCTGGTTTCCGCTTTCGCTTCTGGCCGGGAGCGACCTGCTCGTGAATTCACTTCTGTACCACACATCGTTTGAGTGGATGCAGACCCTCAACTGGGTGGCTTTTGCCGCTATCGTGCTGGTGGGCTGGTGGCTGCGGAAGCGCGTTTCGGTGCGCAATGTCGTGGCGGCCTCGGTGGCCGGCTCGAGCATCTTTTTCCTGATCAGCAACTTCGCCGTCTGGATCGGCGGAGGACTGTACCCGCCCACCTTCGGTGGCCTTGCAGCCTGCTTCGCGGCCGCGATTCCGTTCTATGGAAATTCGCTGATCAGCGCCATTCTCTTCAGCGGCATTCTGTTTGGCGCTTATGAGTACTACCTTCGCAGGGCCCGCAGCCACGAGATGGCCGCGCGCTAA
- a CDS encoding TonB-dependent receptor plug domain-containing protein, with amino-acid sequence MRASRYKWGLFLFLLVFLTSAIAGSAATLQGTILDPEGADVPGATVLLVGSQGTEIAHTTTGERGQFRFQDITPGAYTVKISLAGFGATTATARAGENIRIVLPLAPVHERVVVTATRTAAATSQLGASTSVITRQQIVDRGTPLVSDLLQSLPGVTVARNGAPGGVTSVFARGGESDYNKVLLDGAPLNLAGGALDFNTLTSGNLEKIEVVRSAESALFGSDAMTSVIQLFTRQGKAETRRPHFSFSGEGGKNSTWAGDGSVSGGYGPFDYMLEGGKFSTDNQVPNDFFHVSTLSANFGLRLGKATTLRAIMMGGFGLAGTPGQTAFGPPITDASYRHRTGYGVFSLHNQTTSSWEQQLTYTFSKSRQVSVDLGQNPPFTPSFDGRTAAFQYFDFASNYLDDEWRDHVSYQTNWEASPFGGRFGQHVDTFAFDWDGEHGFLVDRFAQAPATRARRNNFGYTFQDQTLWGRLSLANGVRIDDNGSFGTVLVPRSSLAYLVSNGRGFFGATTLKFNFGLGVKEPSFQESYANTPYFVGNPNLAPERTRTLDYGVEQRFWNGRGRLELDGFDNLFRDQIAFEVTDFQTFSGTYFNIGRASAKGGEVSLELAPVKGLRAIGSYTYLDSEVIESGNPFTPALEAGRWLLRRPRHSGSIQILWNWRRMNLTSTTVIVGRRQDSDFVGLEPPLIWNSGYTDSSLSWSYRAFGHMTYFGTVENLFNREYMQILGYPALKLSGRAGIRLEF; translated from the coding sequence ATGAGGGCAAGCCGTTACAAGTGGGGGTTGTTTCTTTTCTTGCTAGTTTTCCTGACGAGCGCTATCGCTGGAAGCGCTGCAACGCTTCAGGGGACGATTCTGGACCCGGAAGGCGCTGATGTTCCCGGAGCGACGGTGCTACTGGTTGGCTCGCAAGGCACGGAAATCGCGCACACGACGACCGGCGAACGGGGGCAATTTCGTTTTCAGGATATTACCCCCGGCGCCTATACCGTGAAGATTTCTCTGGCGGGTTTTGGCGCGACGACGGCGACGGCCAGGGCCGGGGAAAACATTCGTATTGTTTTGCCATTGGCTCCAGTGCATGAACGGGTGGTGGTGACCGCCACGCGCACGGCTGCGGCCACCAGCCAGCTTGGCGCGAGCACCAGCGTGATTACGCGCCAACAGATCGTGGACCGGGGCACGCCGCTGGTGAGCGACCTGCTCCAGTCCCTGCCGGGCGTCACAGTAGCGCGCAACGGCGCGCCGGGCGGCGTCACCAGCGTATTTGCCCGCGGCGGCGAAAGCGATTACAACAAGGTGCTGCTGGACGGCGCCCCGCTCAATCTGGCCGGCGGCGCACTTGACTTCAATACACTGACCAGCGGAAACCTGGAAAAGATTGAAGTGGTCCGCAGCGCGGAGTCTGCTTTGTTCGGCTCAGACGCCATGACCAGCGTCATCCAACTGTTTACGCGGCAGGGCAAGGCAGAAACCAGGCGCCCGCACTTCTCCTTTAGCGGAGAAGGCGGCAAAAATTCCACCTGGGCCGGAGATGGATCTGTCTCAGGTGGCTATGGGCCATTCGATTACATGCTGGAGGGAGGAAAGTTCAGCACCGATAACCAGGTGCCGAACGATTTTTTCCACGTCAGCACGCTATCGGCAAATTTTGGCCTGAGGCTGGGAAAAGCCACCACACTGCGCGCCATCATGATGGGCGGTTTTGGCCTGGCGGGAACCCCGGGGCAGACGGCTTTTGGGCCTCCCATCACTGACGCATCGTACAGGCATCGGACAGGATACGGCGTTTTTTCTCTCCACAATCAGACCACCTCATCCTGGGAACAGCAACTGACTTATACCTTCTCCAAGTCCCGCCAGGTGTCCGTTGACCTGGGCCAGAACCCCCCGTTTACGCCCTCTTTTGACGGCCGCACGGCTGCATTTCAGTACTTCGATTTCGCCAGCAACTATCTTGATGACGAGTGGCGCGACCACGTAAGTTACCAGACCAACTGGGAAGCATCACCGTTCGGCGGCCGGTTCGGGCAGCATGTCGATACCTTTGCGTTTGATTGGGACGGCGAGCACGGCTTCCTGGTTGACCGGTTCGCCCAGGCCCCTGCAACCCGTGCGCGGCGGAATAACTTCGGATATACTTTTCAGGATCAGACCCTGTGGGGACGGCTTTCGCTGGCCAACGGCGTCCGCATCGACGACAATGGAAGCTTCGGCACCGTGCTTGTCCCGCGGAGTTCGCTGGCGTATCTGGTGAGTAATGGCCGAGGCTTCTTCGGAGCTACCACGCTGAAGTTTAACTTCGGTTTGGGCGTGAAAGAACCCAGCTTTCAGGAATCATACGCCAACACGCCCTACTTTGTGGGCAATCCGAACCTGGCCCCTGAACGAACGCGGACTCTCGATTATGGCGTGGAGCAACGGTTCTGGAACGGGCGAGGCCGGCTGGAGCTCGACGGATTTGACAACCTTTTCCGCGATCAGATCGCGTTTGAGGTCACTGACTTCCAGACCTTCAGCGGCACGTATTTTAACATCGGCCGCGCCAGCGCGAAAGGCGGGGAAGTTTCGCTGGAGCTTGCTCCTGTGAAAGGCTTGCGAGCCATCGGGAGCTACACTTATCTTGATTCAGAAGTCATCGAAAGCGGCAACCCCTTCACGCCCGCGCTGGAGGCCGGGCGATGGCTCTTGAGACGGCCGCGGCATTCCGGTTCCATCCAGATCCTGTGGAACTGGCGGCGGATGAATCTGACTTCAACCACGGTGATCGTGGGGCGGCGGCAGGACAGTGATTTTGTCGGGCTGGAGCCCCCGCTGATCTGGAATAGTGGTTACACGGACTCGAGTTTGTCCTGGAGCTACAGGGCTTTCGGGCATATGACATACTTTGGGACGGTGGAAAATTTGTTCAATCGGGAATATATGCAAATCCTGGGCTACCCGGCGCTGAAGCTGAGCGGCCGCGCCGGCATACGCCTGGAATTTTGA
- a CDS encoding rhomboid family intramembrane serine protease, protein MPRYTQSYMSFFPPFTRMVKALIIVTTAVFVLTYLPYRLFGWQAPFVYLGLQPYLVVHRLYLWQLATYLFLHGGFFHILFNMFALWMFGPDLEQLWGGSEFLKFYFVTGIGAGVLDVALTTLFGSPLSLTIGASGAIYGLLLAFGVIFPNRPIFLWFVIPIKAKWFVLIIGGIEFLSEIGGPGSNVAHLAHLGGMLVAYLYLRGSGLSGRMQGQYDEWRRARLRRKFDVYMRDREKKDDPDRWLN, encoded by the coding sequence ATGCCTCGATACACCCAATCGTACATGTCGTTTTTTCCGCCCTTCACGCGAATGGTGAAGGCCCTGATTATTGTCACGACCGCCGTTTTTGTTTTGACTTACTTGCCGTATCGGCTGTTTGGCTGGCAGGCGCCGTTTGTCTATCTGGGTTTGCAGCCCTACCTGGTGGTCCATCGCCTTTACCTTTGGCAGCTTGCCACATATCTTTTCCTGCACGGAGGATTTTTCCACATCCTGTTCAACATGTTTGCCCTGTGGATGTTCGGGCCGGACCTCGAACAGTTGTGGGGAGGGTCGGAATTCCTCAAGTTTTACTTCGTGACGGGAATCGGCGCCGGCGTACTCGACGTGGCTCTGACCACCCTCTTCGGGTCACCTTTATCGCTCACAATCGGGGCGTCGGGGGCCATTTATGGGCTGCTGCTAGCCTTCGGCGTCATCTTCCCCAACCGGCCGATTTTTCTCTGGTTTGTCATTCCCATCAAGGCAAAATGGTTTGTGCTGATTATCGGCGGGATCGAATTTCTGAGCGAGATTGGCGGCCCCGGGTCCAACGTTGCTCATCTGGCGCATCTGGGCGGAATGCTGGTGGCCTACCTTTATCTGCGGGGAAGCGGGCTTTCCGGGCGCATGCAAGGGCAGTACGATGAATGGCGGCGGGCCCGGCTGCGGCGAAAGTTTGATGTCTACATGCGAGACCGCGAAAAAAAGGACGACCCTGACCGCTGGCTCAATTAA
- a CDS encoding oligopeptide transporter, OPT family — translation MAPEPIIQSEADAAASYKPFVPADVVLPEFTPRAILLGAFLGIIFGAVSVYLALRAGLTVSASIPVAVISITIFKWLGKSTILENNIVQTVGSAGESIAAGTVFTLPALIFLGYTLDYWRIFPLALGGGLLGVLFVVPLRNALVVKEHGNLTFPEGKACADVLITGERGGIQAGKVFGGAAIGIVYKFLMGEQGGLSFWKATPEWHPAWYPGSTFAGEITPEYLGVGYIIGTRVAGIMVAGGVLSWLVLIPVIKFFGAHVPGAMYPGTFPIGQMTETQIWSSYIRYIGAGAVTAAGIIMLVRAMPTIIGSFKSTFGQLKSSKVVSALQVKRTARDLPLPIIAGGAVLVVGFLWALLAFHINPHASGNLVSALLMVLFGFFFATVSARIVGLIGSSSNPVSGMTIATLMGTCLIFVVVGWTGGMYSAIALSIGAVVAIGGASAGATTQDLKTGFLVGGTPSKQELGYAIGVMTSVFVVGLTMQLLNSSATKVKPLHISGVSITSAMKSQGPTTYQGRKYEVISVIGSAEIPDGRYFYDPASKQIEWQQVEGIGSTDYPAPQATLMSVVINGILTRKLPWTLVLFGAFTVIVLELCGIHSLAFAVGLYLPISTTAPIFAGGVVKWLVDRGGRTEDEATVSETGSGALFSSGLIAGGSLGGLALATVVGFKKEELVALGARWFPRFAQSDFAALVIFIGLAALLYFVAKSKGRPVRVPET, via the coding sequence ATGGCACCTGAACCGATCATCCAGAGTGAGGCAGACGCCGCAGCCTCCTACAAACCTTTCGTACCAGCGGATGTCGTTCTCCCGGAGTTTACTCCGCGCGCCATTCTGCTGGGGGCCTTCCTGGGAATCATCTTCGGCGCAGTCTCCGTCTATCTGGCCCTGCGCGCGGGCCTGACGGTCAGCGCCTCCATTCCCGTCGCGGTGATTTCCATCACGATCTTCAAATGGCTGGGCAAATCGACCATTCTTGAAAACAATATCGTGCAGACTGTGGGCTCGGCGGGCGAATCGATTGCCGCCGGCACGGTCTTTACGCTGCCCGCGCTGATTTTCCTCGGCTACACGCTCGATTACTGGCGGATTTTCCCGCTGGCGCTGGGCGGCGGCCTGCTGGGCGTGCTGTTTGTTGTTCCGCTTCGCAACGCGCTGGTGGTGAAGGAACATGGGAACCTCACGTTCCCTGAGGGCAAGGCCTGTGCCGACGTGCTGATCACCGGCGAAAGGGGCGGCATCCAGGCTGGCAAAGTTTTCGGCGGAGCGGCAATCGGGATCGTCTACAAATTCCTGATGGGCGAGCAGGGCGGCCTGTCCTTCTGGAAGGCCACGCCGGAGTGGCACCCGGCCTGGTATCCCGGCTCGACGTTTGCAGGTGAAATCACGCCAGAGTACCTGGGCGTAGGTTATATCATCGGGACGCGCGTGGCCGGAATTATGGTTGCGGGCGGCGTCCTCTCTTGGCTGGTGCTGATTCCCGTCATCAAGTTTTTTGGGGCGCACGTTCCGGGCGCGATGTACCCGGGCACCTTTCCCATCGGGCAGATGACCGAGACTCAAATCTGGAGCAGCTACATCCGGTATATCGGCGCCGGCGCGGTGACGGCGGCGGGGATCATCATGCTGGTGAGGGCGATGCCGACCATCATCGGCTCATTTAAATCCACGTTCGGCCAGCTCAAAAGCAGCAAGGTGGTGAGCGCCCTGCAGGTGAAACGCACGGCCCGCGACCTTCCCCTGCCGATCATTGCCGGAGGCGCTGTGCTGGTGGTGGGCTTTCTGTGGGCGCTGCTGGCATTCCACATCAATCCCCACGCCAGCGGCAACCTGGTGTCGGCGCTGCTGATGGTCTTGTTCGGGTTCTTCTTTGCCACGGTGTCGGCGCGAATTGTGGGCCTGATCGGGAGTTCCTCGAACCCGGTTTCAGGAATGACCATTGCCACGCTGATGGGCACCTGCCTGATCTTCGTAGTGGTGGGCTGGACGGGCGGTATGTATTCCGCTATCGCCCTGAGCATCGGCGCAGTGGTCGCCATCGGCGGCGCGAGCGCAGGCGCGACCACCCAGGACCTGAAGACAGGATTCCTGGTGGGAGGAACACCCAGCAAACAGGAACTTGGGTACGCTATCGGCGTGATGACCTCGGTTTTTGTGGTCGGACTCACCATGCAACTGCTGAACAGCAGCGCGACAAAAGTGAAGCCCCTGCACATTTCCGGCGTCTCGATCACCTCCGCGATGAAGTCGCAGGGACCCACCACCTACCAGGGGCGCAAGTATGAAGTGATCAGCGTGATCGGGTCGGCCGAAATTCCCGACGGCCGTTACTTCTACGATCCCGCCAGCAAGCAAATTGAGTGGCAGCAGGTGGAGGGCATCGGTTCGACCGATTATCCAGCCCCGCAGGCGACCCTTATGAGCGTGGTGATCAACGGCATCCTGACCCGCAAGCTGCCATGGACGCTGGTGCTGTTCGGCGCTTTCACCGTGATTGTCCTTGAATTGTGTGGCATCCATTCGCTGGCCTTCGCGGTGGGACTCTACCTGCCGATTTCGACTACGGCGCCGATCTTTGCGGGCGGCGTTGTCAAATGGCTTGTGGACCGGGGCGGGCGCACGGAAGACGAGGCAACGGTTTCCGAAACCGGAAGCGGGGCCCTGTTCAGTTCGGGATTGATTGCGGGCGGATCGCTCGGTGGCCTGGCCCTGGCCACTGTGGTCGGCTTTAAGAAGGAAGAGTTGGTTGCCCTCGGCGCGCGCTGGTTCCCGCGTTTTGCGCAGAGCGATTTTGCCGCGCTGGTGATCTTTATCGGCCTCGCTGCGCTGCTCTACTTCGTGGCAAAATCCAAAGGTCGCCCAGTCAGGGTCCCGGAAACGTGA
- a CDS encoding GatB/YqeY domain-containing protein → MTISERVEKDLVAAMKAREELRLSVLRMAKTALKHKQVELGKALSDDEAIAVLRTLVKQRRDSVEQFRKGGREDLAAKEEAETEILQTYLPAEASDEEIGSAVAAAIAETGAGGPQDLGKVMKVAMQKLAGKNADGKRVSQTVRTRLGG, encoded by the coding sequence ATGACGATTTCGGAACGGGTGGAAAAAGACCTCGTAGCCGCCATGAAAGCGCGGGAAGAACTCCGGCTCTCCGTGCTGCGCATGGCCAAAACCGCTCTCAAGCACAAACAGGTTGAACTCGGCAAGGCACTCAGTGATGATGAGGCCATTGCCGTGCTGCGGACACTGGTGAAGCAACGGCGGGATTCGGTGGAGCAGTTCCGCAAGGGCGGGCGCGAAGACCTGGCCGCCAAAGAGGAAGCGGAAACAGAAATCCTCCAGACTTACTTGCCCGCCGAAGCGAGCGATGAAGAAATCGGCTCCGCAGTGGCTGCCGCCATCGCAGAAACCGGCGCCGGCGGGCCGCAGGACCTGGGCAAAGTGATGAAAGTCGCCATGCAGAAACTGGCGGGCAAAAATGCTGACGGCAAACGGGTGAGCCAGACGGTCCGCACCCGGCTTGGCGGATAG
- a CDS encoding Rieske 2Fe-2S domain-containing protein: protein MSKRPPFIKVASVADMPAGAVRHIVVHDKPMALCNVEGQFFAVNAVCPHMGGPLASGRLDGCVITCPWHGWTYDVRTGLPDHPGGHSISAYEVRIEGQDVLVGWLKLPGQ, encoded by the coding sequence TTGAGCAAACGACCGCCTTTTATCAAAGTCGCGAGCGTCGCCGATATGCCAGCGGGTGCTGTCAGGCACATTGTGGTTCACGACAAGCCCATGGCGCTGTGCAACGTGGAGGGACAATTCTTCGCGGTGAATGCCGTCTGTCCTCACATGGGCGGACCACTGGCCAGCGGCCGCCTCGATGGATGCGTGATCACATGCCCATGGCATGGATGGACCTATGACGTCCGGACGGGCCTTCCCGACCACCCAGGCGGTCATTCCATTTCCGCCTATGAAGTCCGCATCGAGGGCCAGGACGTTCTGGTCGGCTGGCTCAAGCTCCCTGGCCAATAG
- the lipA gene encoding lipoyl synthase translates to MAELIQIGTDSRPARRPEWLKVRIPSGDNYFELKDLMRGLQLHTVCESARCPNIAECWQHRTATFMILGELCTRRCGFCAVPKGRPAGQVDWSEPDRVAEAAESMGLKYIVVTSVDRDDLKDGGSTIFAQTIEALRRRLEGCKVEVLIPDFRGSDEALETVLNARPDVLNHNIETVPRMYPVARRGSRYDRSLRLLRHSREVDPAIPTKSGLMAGLGETMEELFGVLGDLAGVGVDIVTVGQYLRPSGEQLPVARFYTPEEFAILKQEGLRRGIRHVESGPLVRSSYHAHEQSSSLDSQLTQ, encoded by the coding sequence ATGGCGGAACTGATACAGATCGGCACTGATTCGCGTCCGGCGCGGCGGCCGGAGTGGCTGAAGGTGCGCATTCCTTCCGGCGACAATTATTTTGAGCTGAAGGACCTGATGCGGGGGCTCCAGCTCCACACCGTCTGCGAGAGCGCCCGCTGTCCCAATATTGCGGAGTGCTGGCAGCACCGCACGGCCACCTTTATGATTCTCGGAGAGCTTTGCACGCGCCGTTGTGGCTTTTGCGCGGTGCCGAAGGGACGCCCCGCTGGCCAGGTGGATTGGTCGGAGCCGGATCGCGTGGCCGAGGCCGCCGAGAGCATGGGGTTGAAGTACATCGTGGTGACTTCAGTGGACCGCGACGACCTGAAGGACGGCGGTTCAACCATCTTCGCGCAAACGATTGAAGCCCTGCGGCGACGGCTTGAAGGTTGTAAGGTTGAGGTCCTGATCCCTGATTTCCGCGGCTCGGACGAAGCGCTTGAAACCGTGCTCAACGCTCGGCCCGATGTTCTGAACCACAACATTGAGACCGTCCCGCGGATGTATCCCGTGGCGCGGCGCGGTTCACGCTATGACCGGTCGCTGCGCCTGCTGCGGCATTCGCGCGAAGTCGATCCCGCAATCCCCACAAAATCCGGCCTGATGGCGGGCCTGGGCGAAACCATGGAAGAGCTTTTCGGTGTGCTGGGCGATCTGGCCGGCGTCGGCGTCGATATCGTCACCGTCGGGCAGTACCTGCGGCCCTCGGGCGAGCAGTTGCCAGTGGCGCGCTTCTATACGCCGGAAGAGTTTGCAATCCTGAAGCAGGAAGGCCTGCGCCGCGGCATACGGCACGTCGAGTCCGGGCCGCTCGTCCGCAGCTCCTACCATGCCCATGAACAATCTTCTTCTCTCGATTCACAGTTGACGCAATAG
- a CDS encoding carboxymuconolactone decarboxylase family protein, protein MAWIKIIEPKDATGELKKEYSAAVKRAGKVFNILQIQSLNPKTLRASMRLYLATMHAPSGLSRAERELLAVVVSRANNCFY, encoded by the coding sequence ATGGCATGGATCAAAATTATCGAACCCAAAGACGCAACCGGCGAGTTGAAGAAAGAATACTCAGCGGCTGTCAAGCGCGCCGGAAAAGTTTTCAACATTCTGCAGATCCAGAGCCTGAACCCGAAAACCCTTCGCGCTTCGATGCGCCTCTACCTGGCAACCATGCACGCTCCGTCCGGGCTTTCCCGCGCCGAACGCGAGTTGCTGGCCGTCGTGGTCTCCCGGGCCAACAATTGCTTTTATTGA
- a CDS encoding peroxidase-related enzyme (This protein belongs to a clade of uncharacterized proteins related to peroxidases such as the alkylhydroperoxidase AhpD.), translating into MEAHGEDLRRESGDAKLAEHAKHNYMRARLPARSKALAKFAELVTRAPATVRKKHVDMLRKHGLGDRDILDAVEIIAYFNYINRVADALGIDPEPEMRAAYEYRLE; encoded by the coding sequence ATCGAAGCTCACGGGGAGGATCTCCGTCGAGAAAGCGGCGACGCAAAGCTGGCCGAACACGCCAAGCACAATTATATGCGCGCCAGGCTTCCGGCCCGCAGCAAAGCCCTGGCAAAATTCGCCGAACTCGTCACGCGCGCTCCGGCTACCGTTCGCAAGAAGCATGTTGACATGCTTCGCAAACACGGCCTTGGCGACCGCGACATCCTCGACGCCGTTGAAATTATCGCCTATTTCAATTACATCAACCGCGTAGCCGACGCGCTGGGCATCGATCCCGAACCCGAAATGCGCGCGGCCTACGAGTACAGGCTGGAGTAG